The following proteins come from a genomic window of Ferviditalea candida:
- a CDS encoding diguanylate cyclase: MSYWFSAATNIGMLVALNYIGLKIRSRLIGKFSEQITIPLLTSAASILMMFYPIADNGFPPDLRFIPILMAGLRFGYAVAFSSALLPAAVSLFFDNGYSFWGIPLEFAVPAIASSIFHRTEYRTGFVSIHRKDGLMGLLLYFLILLVAGYFHSQLTSFEWIRMTLQLMIISALTITLLIAMYNEEVAAWIMQRKLELLANQDSLTGLPNYRSFLEVANSILRKRKISIMMIDVDHFKNYNDSVGHLKGDELLRKVAKLLRHSIGELDYLARYGGEEFILLCHTNEASKLAETARRLCSAISAYRFAHQEVQPLGCISVSIGIASARTLYDDLHSLIDAADEALYASKHAGRNRFSFNRSFREGNKDA; this comes from the coding sequence TCGGCATGCTCGTCGCACTGAATTATATCGGCCTCAAAATCCGTTCCCGGTTGATCGGCAAATTCTCCGAGCAAATCACCATTCCCTTGCTAACCAGCGCCGCATCCATCCTGATGATGTTTTATCCCATAGCGGACAACGGCTTTCCGCCAGATTTACGGTTTATCCCCATCCTGATGGCCGGACTTCGTTTCGGTTATGCGGTCGCTTTTTCTTCCGCCCTTTTGCCGGCGGCAGTCAGCCTTTTTTTTGACAATGGATACAGCTTTTGGGGGATTCCCCTAGAGTTTGCAGTTCCGGCGATAGCCTCTTCTATTTTTCACCGGACTGAATACCGGACAGGCTTTGTATCCATTCACAGGAAGGACGGCCTGATGGGGCTGCTGCTGTACTTCCTGATCCTGCTGGTCGCGGGATATTTCCATTCCCAGTTAACATCATTCGAGTGGATCCGGATGACGCTGCAGCTGATGATCATTTCCGCCCTCACCATCACCCTGCTCATAGCCATGTACAACGAAGAAGTGGCGGCATGGATCATGCAGCGAAAGCTTGAGCTGCTGGCCAATCAAGACAGCTTGACCGGGCTGCCCAATTACCGAAGTTTTCTCGAAGTGGCCAACAGCATCCTGCGAAAAAGAAAAATTTCCATCATGATGATAGACGTGGATCATTTCAAAAATTACAATGATTCTGTCGGGCATTTGAAAGGGGATGAGCTCCTTCGCAAGGTTGCCAAGCTGCTTCGCCACTCCATCGGCGAACTGGATTATTTGGCCCGCTACGGAGGGGAAGAATTCATTCTCCTGTGCCATACCAATGAAGCTTCGAAGTTGGCCGAAACGGCCCGCCGTTTATGCTCCGCAATCTCTGCTTACCGCTTTGCGCACCAAGAAGTCCAACCGCTCGGCTGCATTTCCGTTTCTATCGGTATTGCTTCAGCCCGAACCCTCTATGACGACCTGCACTCATTGATTGACGCGGCGGACGAGGCCTTGTATGCATCGAAACACGCCGGAAGAAACCGCTTCAGCTTCAACCGCAGTTTTCGCGAAGGCAACAAAGACGCTTGA
- a CDS encoding DUF2225 domain-containing protein produces MLEPLYRIDIKCPVCENSFKTSKVRPSFKKSLSSESDFFNKYKDINPDFYIVRVCPFCGYSSTENFENRLTGEMLTAFAGKVSANWSQRDFGQERSWDEALQTLKLGLICAQIAEEKDRVIAGLLHHIAWRYRERGDKGQELRFLQFALEAYIKVYELEAENVNNARLMYLIGELNRRVKKYYDAVKWFSRVIHDKKIVDGGMIRASKEQWMLTRQEMIAAKLELPEEMKEDAHP; encoded by the coding sequence ATGCTGGAACCGCTGTATCGAATCGACATTAAATGCCCGGTTTGCGAGAATTCATTCAAGACATCGAAGGTTCGCCCGAGCTTTAAAAAATCGCTTTCTTCAGAAAGTGATTTCTTCAATAAATACAAGGATATCAATCCCGATTTTTACATCGTGCGGGTTTGTCCTTTTTGCGGCTATTCCAGCACGGAAAATTTTGAGAATCGCCTGACGGGAGAGATGCTGACCGCATTTGCCGGAAAAGTGTCCGCGAATTGGTCCCAACGGGATTTCGGGCAGGAAAGAAGCTGGGACGAAGCGCTGCAAACCCTGAAGCTCGGACTGATATGCGCACAAATCGCGGAGGAGAAAGACCGTGTCATCGCCGGGCTGCTGCATCATATTGCATGGAGATACAGGGAACGAGGGGATAAGGGACAAGAATTGAGGTTCCTTCAATTTGCTCTGGAAGCCTATATCAAGGTTTATGAGCTGGAAGCCGAGAATGTGAATAATGCGAGATTGATGTATTTGATCGGTGAGTTGAACAGACGGGTAAAAAAATATTATGATGCGGTCAAATGGTTCTCCCGCGTGATTCACGACAAAAAAATAGTGGACGGCGGGATGATCCGGGCTTCAAAGGAGCAGTGGATGTTGACCAGGCAAGAGATGATTGCGGCGAAGTTGGAGCTGCCCGAAGAAATGAAGGAGGATGCTCATCCTTAA
- a CDS encoding globin domain-containing protein, which produces MQPSNFQTIFEAIGGAETIRRIVEAFYPKVQQDPLIGPFFPEDIRPVQEKQYLFLTQFFGGPALYSEQYGHPMMRARHLPFPITPAHADAWLGCMQSALQEAGLDETLQRIVLERLQGTAYHFVNTR; this is translated from the coding sequence ATGCAGCCATCCAACTTTCAGACTATTTTTGAAGCCATCGGCGGTGCGGAGACGATCAGACGCATTGTGGAGGCATTTTATCCCAAGGTGCAGCAGGATCCTCTGATCGGGCCTTTCTTTCCGGAAGATATCCGGCCGGTTCAAGAGAAACAATATTTGTTTTTGACGCAATTTTTCGGAGGACCAGCATTGTATTCCGAACAGTATGGCCACCCGATGATGAGAGCGCGCCATCTTCCCTTTCCGATTACCCCGGCTCATGCGGATGCTTGGCTGGGATGCATGCAAAGCGCGCTGCAGGAAGCCGGCTTGGACGAAACCTTGCAGCGAATTGTATTGGAGCGCCTTCAAGGGACCGCATATCATTTTGTCAACACTCGTTGA
- the ylbJ gene encoding sporulation integral membrane protein YlbJ: protein MQLWRKLHTPFIGFAVVLFILLFVYYPAEGMKAAARGVEIWWDILFPALFPFFVISEVLLGFGIVHFWGTLLDPLMRPLFRVPGIGGFVMAMGFASGYPVGARLTSQLWDQRLIDRAEAERLVAFTSTSDPIFLIGAVSVGFFHDPSVALILAVSHYGGALLVGLLMRFYGPHSQADASHSQTKPFILYKALQAMHRARLLDGRPLGILLKEAVQTSLRLIFVVGGLVVFFSSLLELLSISHIMDAIYGMFHFIFRLFRIPDQLVQAFVNGLFEVTLGAKSAGTAGPDIPLIHKAAAAAFILSWSGLSVHAQIVSLLTHTKFRYLPFVVARFIHGLISVLLVLLLWIPLKPVLGRFSQAVPVFHSGSGLEMTWIGWSMFAAVPIFFVSLALIPGIFGVYRLLRLLTKLL, encoded by the coding sequence ATGCAATTATGGCGCAAACTGCACACCCCATTCATCGGCTTTGCTGTTGTTTTATTCATCCTGCTGTTTGTTTATTACCCTGCAGAGGGGATGAAAGCCGCAGCCAGAGGAGTGGAAATTTGGTGGGATATTCTGTTTCCCGCTCTTTTCCCTTTCTTCGTCATCTCTGAGGTGCTCCTGGGATTCGGAATCGTCCATTTTTGGGGTACCCTTCTTGATCCGTTGATGCGTCCGTTATTCCGCGTTCCCGGCATCGGCGGATTTGTCATGGCGATGGGATTCGCCTCCGGTTATCCGGTCGGCGCCCGATTGACATCCCAGCTTTGGGACCAAAGGCTGATCGATCGTGCGGAAGCGGAGAGACTGGTAGCCTTCACCTCCACCTCAGACCCCATTTTTTTGATCGGAGCGGTTTCCGTCGGTTTTTTTCATGATCCCTCGGTCGCACTTATATTGGCCGTTTCCCATTATGGCGGAGCCCTCCTCGTGGGTCTTCTAATGAGATTTTACGGCCCGCACTCCCAGGCCGATGCTTCCCATTCCCAAACCAAACCGTTCATTCTTTATAAAGCTCTTCAGGCGATGCACCGAGCGAGGTTGTTGGATGGAAGGCCCTTGGGCATTCTATTGAAGGAAGCGGTGCAAACTTCGCTCCGGCTCATTTTTGTCGTGGGCGGTTTGGTCGTTTTTTTTTCGAGCTTGTTGGAACTTCTCTCCATCTCCCATATTATGGACGCCATTTACGGCATGTTTCATTTTATTTTCCGCCTGTTTCGGATTCCTGATCAGTTGGTGCAAGCGTTTGTCAACGGATTGTTTGAGGTCACCCTCGGCGCCAAATCGGCGGGTACTGCGGGCCCGGACATCCCTTTGATTCATAAAGCGGCTGCGGCTGCTTTTATCCTTTCCTGGAGCGGATTATCCGTACACGCCCAAATCGTCAGTCTGCTCACTCACACCAAATTCAGATACCTCCCTTTTGTTGTTGCGCGCTTCATTCACGGACTGATTTCGGTCCTGCTTGTGCTTTTGCTGTGGATTCCGCTCAAGCCCGTCCTCGGCCGTTTTTCTCAAGCCGTGCCTGTTTTCCACAGCGGATCAGGCTTGGAAATGACCTGGATCGGATGGAGCATGTTCGCCGCCGTTCCCATATTTTTCGTTTCATTGGCGCTTATCCCCGGCATTTTTGGGGTATACCGATTACTGCGGCTGCTGACGAAACTTCTTTGA
- a CDS encoding NAD kinase, translated as MKYSLVNRDDRISIELTDQFRELAAQLGMTEDRESPDVVLSIGGDGTLLHAFHLFIDKLDEISFVGIHTGHLGFFADWKPDEIELLAKLMSGPKKGYERRIVKYPLAEMQIHTKSGTEVHYALNEFTVKGAEATLVARLDINDETFEMFRGDGICISTPAGSTAYNKSLGGAIIHPSLETIQIAEIASINNRVFRTLGSSIILPRHHHCDIYPKTHQKIQLFIDHLQVVHDDIQSIRCRVADKRVSFARFRPFPFWTRVKEAFINSDKPQP; from the coding sequence TTGAAATATTCTCTTGTGAACCGCGATGATCGAATATCCATCGAGCTGACCGATCAATTCCGTGAATTGGCCGCGCAGCTTGGCATGACGGAGGATCGGGAATCGCCCGACGTGGTGCTGTCGATCGGCGGGGACGGCACCCTGCTGCACGCATTCCATCTGTTCATCGACAAGCTTGACGAAATCTCCTTTGTCGGGATTCATACGGGACATCTCGGTTTTTTTGCCGACTGGAAGCCCGATGAAATCGAGCTGCTCGCCAAGCTGATGTCCGGTCCCAAAAAAGGGTATGAAAGGCGAATCGTCAAGTATCCTCTTGCCGAAATGCAAATTCATACGAAATCGGGTACTGAAGTGCATTATGCGCTTAACGAATTCACTGTGAAAGGTGCTGAAGCCACTTTGGTCGCACGGCTCGACATTAACGACGAAACCTTCGAAATGTTCAGGGGCGACGGGATCTGCATATCGACTCCGGCCGGAAGCACAGCTTACAATAAAAGTCTGGGTGGCGCCATTATCCATCCTTCGCTGGAAACCATCCAGATTGCGGAAATAGCCTCCATCAACAACCGTGTCTTCCGGACCTTGGGCTCATCGATCATTCTGCCGCGGCATCATCACTGCGACATTTACCCGAAAACGCATCAAAAAATCCAGCTTTTCATCGATCATCTACAGGTCGTTCACGATGACATCCAGTCCATCCGCTGCAGAGTGGCCGACAAGAGAGTAAGCTTCGCCCGCTTCAGGCCCTTTCCTTTTTGGACCCGGGTGAAGGAAGCCTTCATCAACAGCGACAAACCGCAGCCGTAA
- a CDS encoding YutD family protein yields MIHIMDKTFELVQEHKNGWNPEAFRERYSEILDRYDYIVGDWGYNQLRLKGFFKETNPKANKETSIAGLQDYLNEYCNFGCAYFVLEKAPRPNQRNGQEQRNNA; encoded by the coding sequence TTGATTCACATCATGGACAAAACATTTGAACTTGTTCAGGAACATAAAAACGGATGGAATCCGGAGGCATTCCGCGAACGGTATTCCGAGATCCTTGACCGCTATGACTATATTGTCGGCGACTGGGGGTACAATCAGCTCAGGTTGAAAGGCTTCTTTAAGGAGACGAACCCCAAAGCGAACAAAGAGACCAGCATTGCCGGCCTTCAGGATTACCTCAACGAATACTGCAATTTCGGGTGCGCCTACTTTGTCCTGGAAAAAGCGCCGCGGCCCAATCAACGAAACGGCCAGGAGCAGCGAAATAACGCATGA
- the lipA gene encoding lipoyl synthase gives MPIEQIGRKPEWLKIQLTKGENFKELKQIMRSKTLHTVCEEAKCPNIHECWANRTATFMILGDICTRACRFCAVQSGMPSELDLQEPERVADAADQMGLRHVVVTSVARDDLADGGAGIFAETVRAIRRKLPLCGVEVLIPDFMGNPDSLKTVIDAKPDVLNHNVETVERLSDKVRSKAKYRRSLELLERSKTLDPQIPTKSSIMVGVGEEWEEILATMDDLRKAGVDILTIGQYLQPTSKHLTIKKYYSPAEFALLKEEGGKRGFSHVESGPLVRSSYHAHEQKEAARHARDLRDN, from the coding sequence ATGCCGATAGAGCAAATTGGAAGAAAACCCGAATGGTTGAAAATACAGCTGACAAAGGGCGAAAATTTCAAAGAACTGAAGCAGATTATGCGTTCCAAGACCCTGCATACCGTATGCGAGGAAGCCAAATGCCCGAATATTCACGAGTGCTGGGCTAACCGGACGGCAACGTTCATGATTCTCGGGGATATTTGCACCCGAGCCTGCCGATTCTGCGCGGTCCAATCCGGCATGCCGAGCGAGTTGGATCTGCAGGAGCCCGAGCGGGTGGCCGATGCCGCCGATCAGATGGGCTTACGGCATGTCGTGGTCACTTCCGTCGCCCGTGACGACTTGGCGGACGGGGGCGCCGGGATTTTTGCCGAAACCGTCAGGGCGATCCGCCGTAAGCTTCCTTTGTGCGGGGTTGAAGTCTTGATCCCCGATTTCATGGGGAATCCGGATTCTTTGAAGACAGTCATCGATGCCAAGCCGGATGTGCTCAATCACAATGTAGAGACGGTGGAACGCCTTTCCGATAAAGTCCGGTCCAAGGCCAAATACCGAAGATCTCTGGAATTGCTGGAACGCTCCAAAACGCTCGATCCGCAGATTCCGACCAAGTCCAGCATCATGGTCGGTGTCGGGGAGGAGTGGGAAGAAATTTTGGCGACGATGGACGACCTTCGCAAAGCCGGGGTGGACATTCTCACAATCGGGCAATATTTGCAGCCCACCTCAAAACACCTGACCATTAAAAAGTATTATAGCCCTGCAGAATTTGCTCTGCTCAAAGAAGAAGGGGGCAAGCGCGGGTTCAGCCATGTGGAATCCGGACCGCTCGTCCGAAGCTCCTATCACGCTCATGAGCAAAAGGAAGCAGCCCGCCATGCGCGGGATTTGCGGGACAACTAG
- the larB gene encoding nickel pincer cofactor biosynthesis protein LarB has protein sequence MRGKGGKRKLNLEQMLSMVKSGELDVEEAKARISAQFPTVEDLGFAQLDIEREKRTGFPEVIFGEQKTVEQLVAIFQKLKQHTDRILATRVDPEKAAEAMKSLGDITYHDQARILTWFKKPILKVHEGYVAVVCAGTSDLPVAEEAAIVCEAMGNHVERIYDVGVAGIHRLFAKLSLIRGANAVVVAAGMEGALPSVVGGLVSKPVIAVPTSIGYGANFQGLSALLSMLNACAPGIAVVNIDNGFGAGYYAGLINKNRSVQK, from the coding sequence ATGAGGGGAAAAGGGGGGAAGCGCAAGTTGAATCTGGAACAAATGCTGTCCATGGTAAAATCGGGGGAACTTGACGTCGAGGAAGCGAAGGCACGAATATCAGCGCAATTTCCAACCGTTGAGGATCTCGGATTTGCCCAGCTGGATATCGAGAGAGAAAAAAGAACCGGGTTTCCGGAAGTCATATTCGGTGAACAAAAAACGGTCGAACAGCTTGTCGCCATTTTTCAAAAATTGAAGCAGCATACCGACCGTATCCTCGCTACCCGGGTTGATCCCGAAAAGGCGGCAGAAGCGATGAAATCGCTCGGGGATATTACTTACCACGATCAAGCGAGAATTCTCACCTGGTTTAAAAAACCGATTCTCAAAGTTCATGAGGGCTATGTTGCCGTTGTTTGCGCCGGAACCTCGGACCTGCCGGTGGCGGAGGAAGCGGCGATCGTTTGTGAAGCGATGGGCAATCACGTGGAACGAATCTATGATGTGGGCGTAGCGGGAATCCACCGTCTGTTCGCCAAGCTTTCCCTGATCCGGGGAGCCAATGCTGTTGTGGTTGCCGCCGGAATGGAAGGCGCGCTGCCCAGTGTCGTCGGAGGATTGGTTTCCAAGCCGGTGATCGCCGTTCCGACGAGCATCGGCTACGGGGCCAATTTCCAGGGGTTGTCCGCCCTTTTATCCATGCTGAACGCCTGCGCTCCCGGCATCGCGGTGGTCAATATCGACAACGGCTTCGGGGCGGGCTATTACGCAGGATTGATCAACAAGAACCGGTCCGTTCAAAAATAA